A genomic window from Microvirga sp. TS319 includes:
- a CDS encoding amidohydrolase encodes MRIDSHQHFWRVARGDYSWMSPDDETLCRDYGPEDLRPLLDRHGIDRTILVQAAPTIAETQFMLAAAESAPFVAGIVGWADFAAPDAAQTIANLADNPLIVGFRPMVQDIADDDWLLRADLRGAFRALVERRLVFDALVLPRHLSRTLVTADRHPDLSVVVDHGAKPFIREGVLDPWRADMAALAARPNVVCKLSGLVTEAGPEWRTDDLRPYVDHLLRAFGPERLLWGSDWPVANLAGGYDRWRATTLDLIAGLSEAEKDAVLGGNAARIYLSERGRP; translated from the coding sequence ATGCGGATCGACTCTCATCAGCATTTCTGGCGCGTCGCCAGGGGCGACTATTCCTGGATGAGCCCCGACGACGAGACGCTCTGCCGCGATTACGGCCCCGAGGATCTCCGGCCTCTTCTGGACCGCCACGGGATCGACCGGACGATCCTCGTGCAGGCGGCTCCCACCATCGCCGAGACGCAGTTCATGCTGGCTGCCGCCGAAAGCGCTCCCTTCGTGGCGGGTATCGTCGGCTGGGCCGACTTCGCAGCGCCGGATGCAGCACAAACCATCGCGAACCTTGCGGACAATCCCCTGATCGTGGGCTTTCGTCCCATGGTGCAGGACATCGCCGACGACGACTGGCTTCTCCGCGCGGACCTTAGGGGCGCCTTCCGGGCCCTCGTCGAGCGCCGGCTCGTCTTCGACGCCCTCGTGCTGCCCCGGCACCTGTCCCGCACGCTCGTGACGGCGGATCGTCATCCCGATCTCTCCGTCGTCGTCGATCACGGCGCGAAGCCCTTCATCCGCGAGGGCGTGCTCGACCCGTGGCGGGCCGACATGGCCGCCCTGGCGGCCCGCCCGAACGTCGTGTGCAAGCTCTCCGGCCTTGTGACGGAGGCAGGGCCCGAATGGAGAACGGACGACCTGCGCCCCTATGTCGATCATCTGCTGCGGGCGTTCGGGCCCGAGCGGCTGCTGTGGGGCAGCGATTGGCCGGTGGCCAATCTCGCCGGCGGATACGACCGATGGCGGGCGACGACCCTCGACCTGATCGCCGGTCTCTCCGAGGCCGAGAAGGACGCGGTGCTCGGCGGCAACGCGGCCCGGATCTATCTGTCGGAACGCGGGCGTCCCTGA
- a CDS encoding RbsD/FucU family protein, which produces MLKNIDPLLSPELLMVLRSMGHGDDIAVVDANFPAAAMARRLVRLDGLTVTAVIDAILSVMPLDDFVPEAAWRMEVVGDPHDEQPIFEEFRTIMARREGTGFRLAALERFAFYERAQSAYAIVATGEARLYGNIILKKGVVRSA; this is translated from the coding sequence ATGCTCAAGAACATCGATCCGCTTTTGTCGCCCGAATTGCTGATGGTGCTGCGCTCCATGGGGCATGGCGACGACATCGCCGTGGTGGATGCGAACTTCCCGGCGGCCGCCATGGCGCGGCGTCTCGTGAGGCTCGACGGCCTGACCGTGACGGCGGTGATCGACGCCATCCTGTCGGTGATGCCTCTCGACGATTTCGTGCCCGAGGCGGCCTGGCGGATGGAGGTCGTGGGCGATCCGCACGACGAGCAGCCGATCTTCGAGGAGTTTCGAACCATCATGGCCCGTCGCGAAGGGACGGGCTTTCGCCTCGCCGCCCTCGAGCGCTTCGCGTTCTATGAGCGGGCGCAATCGGCCTATGCCATCGTGGCGACCGGAGAGGCGAGGCTCTACGGCAACATCATCCTGAAGAAGGGTGTCGTGCGCTCCGCGTGA